TTTCTTATTTGTCCGTTTTCGGCCTGATATCTGTTTTGATATATTCAATACTCCCTATTTTCATAGATGAATTTAAAAATTTTGCTCAATTCCTCCCTCAATATTTTGATAAAGTTTCTCCGATGTTAAGAGGGTTGGGGTTTGAAGCCTTTACTGATATTGAAACATTTCTGAATTCCCTAAGTGGAACATTGCAGAAAATGTCGGGTAATATTTTCAACGCCATTTTCTCCTTCTTCGGCGGGATAATGTCAACGATTTTTATAATAACCGTTGCCATTTTTCTTTCCCTTGAAGAAAAATCTATCGAAAAAAATATATCCCTGCTCCTGCCTGAAGGGAAAAGAGAATACTTCCTTTCCTTTTGGGAAGAGGCGCAGGAAAAAGTTTCAGGATGGTTTGCTTCAAGGATGATCGCCTGTTTATTCGTCGGCGTAGCTTCTTTGGTCGCCTTTCTGCTATTTAGCGTCAAATATCCTTTATCCCTTGCTCTTTTAGCCGGCGTTCTTAATTTTATTCCTGTTGTCGGACCTGCCATCGTCGGGATCTTGATATTCTTGCTTGTTTTTTTTGAGTCAACCTTGCAGGCGTTTTTCGTCTTACTTATTTTTTTTCTTGTCCAACAGATTGAAAACAATATCCTGACTCCGGCAATTTCTAAAAAATTCGTCGGACTTTCCCCTGTTTTGGTCTTAATTTCTTTGGCTATCGGCGCCCAGCTTTGGGGAATTGCTGGGGCGATTTTGGCTGTTCCCGTCTTCAGTATTTTTCTTGAATTTATGAAAGAATTTATCCGAAGCAGGGCAGAGGAAGCCAATTAATAAAATTTCTAATTTTTATGGCTATTCTTTACATTGTCGCTACTCCTATCGGCAATCTCCAAGATATCTCGCAAAGAGCAATCGAAGCCCTGAAGGGGGTTGATTTAATTTTGTGCGAAGACACCAGAGTGGCTAAAAGGTTACTGGATCATTATGAGATAAAAACGCCGACGATAAGCTATCACCAGCACAGCAAAATTGAGAAAGAAGATTATATCATCGGGTTATTGGGAGAGGGGAAAAACTTAGCTTTGATTTCCGATGCCGGGACGCCGGGCATTTCTGACCCGGGGAGCAAGTTGGTTGAGAAAGTTATTGAGTCCCAGCCAAAGGCTGGTCGGCCTCTGGCCAAAGTGAAGGTGGTTCCTATTCCCGGCGCTTCAGCGGTTGCTGCCGCAGCCAGCGTTTCCGGATTTCCTATGGATAAGTTTATTTTTATGGGTTTTCCGCCGGTAAAGAAAAAACGGAAAAAGTTTTTTGAGGAAGT
The Candidatus Nealsonbacteria bacterium CG07_land_8_20_14_0_80_39_13 DNA segment above includes these coding regions:
- the rsmI gene encoding 16S rRNA (cytidine(1402)-2'-O)-methyltransferase; protein product: MAILYIVATPIGNLQDISQRAIEALKGVDLILCEDTRVAKRLLDHYEIKTPTISYHQHSKIEKEDYIIGLLGEGKNLALISDAGTPGISDPGSKLVEKVIESQPKAGRPLAKVKVVPIPGASAVAAAASVSGFPMDKFIFMGFPPVKKKRKKFFEEVIDSKYPVIFYESTYRIIKTLNELKNLQADSYNLQPSQVVVCRELTKKFETIYRGKIEEVISAIKKDVIKGEFVIVVDMAG